One window of the Anguilla rostrata isolate EN2019 chromosome 13, ASM1855537v3, whole genome shotgun sequence genome contains the following:
- the etnk2 gene encoding ethanolamine kinase 2 isoform X1 produces the protein METEIHVPVGSPIIRKFPIFVDEHNVTDGAMKLMKELRPAWDINLVKTKFFTDGTTNKLVGCYVEEAPEDVVLVRVYGNKTELIVDRDNELRSFQVLHANGCAPRLYCTFQNGICYEFMQGDALGPLDVRDPGLLRLIAEEMARIHAIHAHNGCIPKPNLWIKMRKYFSLVATEFTDQASNTRIQQEVPSQEVLEQEMAWMKEHLSQLGSPVVLCHNDLLCKNIIHNIKEGHVRFIDYEYSSYNYQAFDIGNHFNEFAGMSELDYSLLPSREMQLDWLLIYLQAYKRFTQKGGDVSWHELETLYVQVNKFALASHFFWGFWALIQAKYSSIDFDFLGYAVLRFDQYFKTKPAVEAMKIPE, from the exons ATGGAGACCGAGATACATGTGCCCGTCGGCTCGCCCATAATCAGAAAATTCCCCATTTTTGTGGACGAACATAATGTCACAGATGGCGCGATGAAACTCATGAAAGAGCTTCGACCGGCATGGGACATCAACCTTGTCAAAACCAAG ttcTTCACTGACGGAACCACCAACAAGCTGGTGGGCTGCTACGTGGAGGAGGCGCCGGAGGACGTGGTGCTGGTGCGGGTGTACGGCAACAAGACGGAGCTGATCGTGGACCGGGACAACGAGCTGCGCAGCTTCCAGGTCCTGCACGCCAACGGCTGCGCGCCGCGCCTGTACTGCACCTTCCAGAACGGCATCTGCTACGAGTTCATGCAGGGCGACGCCCTGGGGCCCCTGGACGTCAGGGACCCCGGGCTGCTCAG GCTGATCGCCGAGGAGATGGCCCGCATCCACGCCATCCACGCTCACAACGGCTGCATTCCCAAGCCCAACCTGTGGATCAAAATGAGGAAGTACTTCAGCCTGGTGGCCACAGAGTTCACCGACCAGGCCTCTAACACTAG aattcaACAGGAAGTTCCGAGCCAGGAAGTGTTAGAACAGGAAATGGCCTGGATGAAGGAGCACCTGTCGCAGCTGGGCTCTCCGGTGGTTCTTTGTCACAACGATCTGCTGTGCAAGAACATCATCCATAACATTAAAGAAG GTCACGTGAGGTTCATAGACTACGAGTACTCCAGCTACAACTACCAGGCCTTCGACATCGGGAACCACTTCAATGAGTTCgcag GCATGAGCGAGCTGGACTACAGCCTGCTCCCCAGCAGGGAGATGCAGCTGGACTGGCTCCTCATTTACCTGCAGGCCTACAAGCGCTTCACCCAGAAGGGCGGGGACGTGAGCTGGCACGAGCTGGAGACGCTCTACGTGCAGGTCAACAAGTTCGCCCTG GCGTCCCATTTCTTCTGGGGTTTCTGGGCTCTCATTCAAGCAAAGTATTCTTCCATCGACTTTGACTTCCTCGG GTATGCGGTGCTGCGCTTCGACCAGTACTTCAAAACCAAGCCGGCTGTCGAGGCCATGAAGATACCGGAGTGA
- the etnk2 gene encoding ethanolamine kinase 2 isoform X2, whose product MQGDALGPLDVRDPGLLRLIAEEMARIHAIHAHNGCIPKPNLWIKMRKYFSLVATEFTDQASNTRIQQEVPSQEVLEQEMAWMKEHLSQLGSPVVLCHNDLLCKNIIHNIKEGHVRFIDYEYSSYNYQAFDIGNHFNEFAGMSELDYSLLPSREMQLDWLLIYLQAYKRFTQKGGDVSWHELETLYVQVNKFALASHFFWGFWALIQAKYSSIDFDFLGYAVLRFDQYFKTKPAVEAMKIPE is encoded by the exons ATGCAGGGCGACGCCCTGGGGCCCCTGGACGTCAGGGACCCCGGGCTGCTCAG GCTGATCGCCGAGGAGATGGCCCGCATCCACGCCATCCACGCTCACAACGGCTGCATTCCCAAGCCCAACCTGTGGATCAAAATGAGGAAGTACTTCAGCCTGGTGGCCACAGAGTTCACCGACCAGGCCTCTAACACTAG aattcaACAGGAAGTTCCGAGCCAGGAAGTGTTAGAACAGGAAATGGCCTGGATGAAGGAGCACCTGTCGCAGCTGGGCTCTCCGGTGGTTCTTTGTCACAACGATCTGCTGTGCAAGAACATCATCCATAACATTAAAGAAG GTCACGTGAGGTTCATAGACTACGAGTACTCCAGCTACAACTACCAGGCCTTCGACATCGGGAACCACTTCAATGAGTTCgcag GCATGAGCGAGCTGGACTACAGCCTGCTCCCCAGCAGGGAGATGCAGCTGGACTGGCTCCTCATTTACCTGCAGGCCTACAAGCGCTTCACCCAGAAGGGCGGGGACGTGAGCTGGCACGAGCTGGAGACGCTCTACGTGCAGGTCAACAAGTTCGCCCTG GCGTCCCATTTCTTCTGGGGTTTCTGGGCTCTCATTCAAGCAAAGTATTCTTCCATCGACTTTGACTTCCTCGG GTATGCGGTGCTGCGCTTCGACCAGTACTTCAAAACCAAGCCGGCTGTCGAGGCCATGAAGATACCGGAGTGA